TCCGGCGGCGTAATGACAACCGCGATGAATACGAGCGCGAAATACGCGAGTTTGCGCATTTTTCGAAGCCGCAGCGGATTCAGAATGCGAATTTTCGTTAAGAACATCACCACAAGCGGCAGCTCAAACAACAAGGCCAGCGGCAATACGAGATTGAACATAAAATTCAAGTAATTGGTAATTCCGTAGGTTTCCTGAAGCCCCATGCTCTGGGTAATCGTTGTCGTGAATGACAGCGTCATCGGAAACACGACGTAATATCCGAACGTGATCCCTACAATGAACAGAAGAAACGCATAAGGCACGTAACGAATGGCCGCTTTCTGCTCTTCTTTGCGAAGTCCCGGCTTGACGAACGCCCACAGCTGATAGAAGATCAGCGGAACGGAAATGACAAGCGAGAAAATGGCAGCGATTTTCATATAGATCCCGATACCATCCCAGAAGGAGAAGGCGTGCAGCTCAAAGTTCTTGGCTTCTTCAGCCGCCGTCAAATAATGATAGATCGGGTCCGCAACAAAAAGCCCGCCGATCAAACCCGCTACGAATACCACGAGCACAATAATAATTCGTTTGCGAAGCTCGCCCAAATGCTCAACAAGCGCCATATCTTTCACTTGCTCCGACAAGTTAACCACCACCCTGTATGTGACCCTGACAAAACAAAATCCCTCCCGAAGGAAGGGACTTCAAGCCTTGCTTTATTTCTATTCCGGAAGACGCTTGTCTTCAACCTTGGTTGGCTCAGCGACAACGGCTTGTTGGGGAGCCTCTTCTTTCTTCTTCGCCGGTGCATCGTCAGCAATAATCTCCCGCGCACCGTCCTTAAACTCACGGAATGTTCTTCCGACCGCACGTCCAAGTTCAGGAAGCTTGTTCGGTCCGAACAAGAGCAGCGCCAAAATAACGAGCAAAATAATACCCGGCACTCCAATTCCACTCATATCTATTCTCCTCCTCGTCCTGCTCAATGCCTTTAAAAGGACTTCAGGATGATCTAAATCCGTCATGCCTTGCACTACAACAGGTGTTAACTAATGACCATAATCCGACTACTACAGTTGAAACAAGCTCATATACCGCCATCATACCATAATGTAAATCACATATACAGTCTAGAAACGTGACAGTTTATTTACATAATTATCTAGTAGATACTCTCTAGAGCTGCTCCCGATATTGGCCCGTTACCATTAGCAGTGCTTCCGGAAGCTGATCCATAACCGCCGCCAGATTCTCGTGCACGCCTTTGGGCGAACCCGGAAGATTAACAATCAAGGTACGGCCGCGGACGCCGCATACGCCCCGAAACAGCATCGCGCTCCGATTCTTCTGCATGACAGTAGCGCGCATCGCTTCCGCAATGCCCGGCACTTCGCGTTCGATGACCCGCTTGGTCGCCTCCGGCGTAACATCCCGGACCGCCAGCTCCGTTCCGCCAGTCGTGAGGACAAGGTCCACTTGATAATAATCCGTAAGTTCGATCAATGCCGCAATAATTTCATCCGGCTCGTCCGGTACGATCCGGTATTCAATAATTTCTCCGCTCAGCTCTTCTTCCACCAATTCCCGGATCACTTGAGCGCTCGTATCCTCGCGTTCCCCCCGCGAACCTTTGTC
This Paenibacillus sp. JZ16 DNA region includes the following protein-coding sequences:
- a CDS encoding MogA/MoaB family molybdenum cofactor biosynthesis protein, producing MVWKTAILTASDKGSRGEREDTSAQVIRELVEEELSGEIIEYRIVPDEPDEIIAALIELTDYYQVDLVLTTGGTELAVRDVTPEATKRVIEREVPGIAEAMRATVMQKNRSAMLFRGVCGVRGRTLIVNLPGSPKGVHENLAAVMDQLPEALLMVTGQYREQL
- a CDS encoding twin-arginine translocase TatA/TatE family subunit, translating into MSGIGVPGIILLVILALLLFGPNKLPELGRAVGRTFREFKDGAREIIADDAPAKKKEEAPQQAVVAEPTKVEDKRLPE
- the tatC gene encoding twin-arginine translocase subunit TatC — protein: MSEQVKDMALVEHLGELRKRIIIVLVVFVAGLIGGLFVADPIYHYLTAAEEAKNFELHAFSFWDGIGIYMKIAAIFSLVISVPLIFYQLWAFVKPGLRKEEQKAAIRYVPYAFLLFIVGITFGYYVVFPMTLSFTTTITQSMGLQETYGITNYLNFMFNLVLPLALLFELPLVVMFLTKIRILNPLRLRKMRKLAYFALVFIAVVITPPDFISDFLVTIPLLLLYEFSVFLSSVIYRKQLEADMERDSRYIRVDEEDGM